In one Candidatus Methylomirabilota bacterium genomic region, the following are encoded:
- the rlmB gene encoding 23S rRNA (guanosine(2251)-2'-O)-methyltransferase RlmB, whose translation MSAPEAEDTPLSGRNPVLELLRAQSRRVEEVAILSEGRGPALQDLLSLARRLGVKVSYRTRDQLTAIAGTPHHQGVVARVAGANYASLDELLAIPGQRGEPAFFLALDQIQDPRNLGAILRSAEATGAHGAIVPKHHAAGVTAAAAKSAMGAVEYLPVARETNLVQTIEILKRDGVWIVGAVVKGGQAPWEVDLSGPICLVLGGEGPGVRPLVAKSCDFLTSIPMRGKIGSLNVSAAAAVLCYEVERQRLAKQAKLS comes from the coding sequence ATGAGCGCCCCCGAAGCCGAGGACACTCCTCTCTCCGGGCGAAACCCCGTGCTCGAGCTCCTGCGGGCCCAGAGCCGCCGGGTGGAGGAAGTCGCCATTCTTTCCGAGGGCCGAGGCCCCGCGCTCCAGGACCTCCTGAGCTTGGCCAGGCGCCTTGGCGTCAAGGTCTCCTACCGGACCCGCGACCAGCTGACGGCCATCGCGGGCACCCCACACCATCAAGGCGTGGTCGCGCGGGTCGCGGGCGCGAATTACGCTTCTCTCGATGAGCTGCTGGCCATACCCGGGCAGCGGGGCGAGCCGGCCTTCTTCCTGGCCCTGGACCAGATCCAGGATCCACGCAACCTGGGAGCCATTCTGCGCTCCGCCGAGGCGACCGGAGCGCACGGAGCCATCGTGCCCAAGCACCACGCCGCCGGGGTTACCGCCGCGGCCGCGAAGTCTGCCATGGGGGCCGTCGAGTATCTGCCAGTCGCCCGCGAGACGAATCTCGTCCAGACCATTGAGATACTGAAGAGGGACGGTGTCTGGATCGTCGGTGCCGTGGTCAAGGGAGGTCAGGCCCCATGGGAGGTCGATCTCTCCGGTCCAATCTGCCTGGTCCTGGGAGGCGAGGGGCCCGGCGTGAGGCCTCTGGTGGCCAAGAGCTGCGACTTTCTCACGAGCATTCCCATGCGGGGAAAGATCGGCTCGCTCAACGTGTCCGCGGCGGCGGCCGTTCTCTGCTACGAGGTGGAGCGCCAGAGGCTCGCGAAACAGGCAAAATTGTCTTGA
- the ispD gene encoding 2-C-methyl-D-erythritol 4-phosphate cytidylyltransferase: MKTAVAVVPAGGVGARMGGSRPKQYLTLGGAPILVHTLRALARCRSLDGFVIAAPSDRVEATRALLARFRVPRVLAVVAGGEERQDSVRLGLEAVPPEAAWVVVHDAVRPFITPEIVERVLAAARVPGAATCGWPVCETVKRVRDRVVETTLPREGLWLTQTPQAFRRALLAEAHDKAARDGYRATDDAMLIERLGGRVSMVEGLPQNLKITTPDDLKAARAWVGGGRRA, from the coding sequence GTGAAGACCGCCGTCGCGGTTGTGCCGGCGGGAGGCGTGGGCGCGCGCATGGGCGGCTCACGGCCCAAGCAGTACCTGACCCTCGGGGGCGCGCCCATCCTCGTCCACACCTTGCGCGCGCTCGCCCGCTGCCGGTCGCTGGACGGGTTCGTCATTGCCGCGCCGAGCGACCGGGTCGAGGCGACCCGCGCGCTCCTCGCCCGCTTCAGGGTGCCGCGGGTGCTGGCCGTGGTCGCGGGAGGGGAAGAGCGGCAGGACTCGGTGAGGCTGGGACTTGAGGCCGTTCCCCCGGAGGCGGCATGGGTGGTCGTCCATGATGCGGTGAGGCCGTTCATCACTCCCGAGATCGTCGAGCGGGTGCTGGCCGCCGCGCGCGTTCCCGGCGCCGCCACCTGCGGTTGGCCGGTCTGTGAGACTGTGAAGCGGGTGCGGGACCGCGTCGTCGAGACGACCCTCCCCCGCGAGGGACTGTGGCTGACACAGACGCCGCAGGCTTTTCGGCGGGCGCTCCTCGCGGAGGCGCACGACAAGGCCGCGCGCGACGGCTACCGCGCCACCGACGACGCCATGCTGATCGAGCGGCTGGGCGGGCGCGTCTCCATGGTCGAGGGGCTGCCGCAGAACCTCAAGATCACGACGCCGGACGACCTCAAGGCGGCGCGGGCGTGGGTCGGGGGCGGGCGCAGGGCATGA
- the rplK gene encoding 50S ribosomal protein L11 produces the protein MAKKVQAMVKLQIPAGKANPSPPVGPALGQHGVNIMEFCKGFNAQTGSQEGLILPVVVTIYQDRSFTFVVKTPPAAVLLKRAAGIAKASAVPHKDKIGKVTRAQVREIAQTKLVDLNTDSIESAMRTVEGTARSMGIDVV, from the coding sequence ATGGCGAAGAAAGTTCAGGCGATGGTGAAGCTGCAGATCCCGGCGGGTAAGGCCAACCCTTCGCCGCCGGTGGGTCCCGCGCTCGGCCAGCACGGGGTCAACATCATGGAATTCTGCAAGGGCTTCAACGCCCAGACCGGGTCCCAGGAGGGGCTGATCCTGCCCGTCGTGGTGACGATCTACCAGGACCGGTCCTTCACCTTCGTGGTGAAGACGCCCCCGGCGGCGGTGCTGCTCAAGCGGGCGGCGGGCATCGCCAAGGCCTCGGCCGTGCCGCACAAGGACAAGATCGGCAAGGTCACGCGCGCCCAGGTCCGCGAGATCGCCCAGACCAAGCTGGTGGACCTCAACACGGACTCGATCGAGTCCGCCATGCGCACGGTCGAAGGCACGGCCCGCAGCATGGGCATCGATGTCGTGTAG
- the rplL gene encoding 50S ribosomal protein L7/L12 → MATNIDEIAEKLDTLTLLEASQLSKLLQEKWGVSAAAAVATPAAGGAAAGGAAAAEEKTEFDVVLMAAGEKKIQVIKVVRELTGLGLKEAKDLVDGAPKPVKEKVAKAEAADMRKKLEEVGATVEVK, encoded by the coding sequence ATGGCGACGAACATCGACGAGATCGCGGAGAAGCTGGACACGCTGACGCTGCTGGAGGCGTCCCAGCTTTCGAAGCTTTTGCAGGAAAAGTGGGGCGTGTCGGCGGCGGCGGCGGTAGCCACCCCGGCGGCCGGCGGCGCGGCGGCCGGCGGCGCGGCGGCGGCCGAGGAGAAGACGGAGTTCGACGTCGTCCTCATGGCGGCCGGCGAAAAGAAGATCCAGGTGATCAAGGTCGTGCGCGAGCTGACGGGCCTGGGCCTCAAGGAGGCCAAGGATCTCGTCGACGGCGCGCCCAAGCCGGTCAAGGAGAAGGTGGCCAAGGCCGAGGCCGCGGACATGAGGAAGAAGCTCGAGGAGGTCGGGGCGACGGTCGAAGTGAAGTAG
- the rplJ gene encoding 50S ribosomal protein L10 — protein MPTQAKVESVDALKERLGTAKTVVLTEYRGLSVQQLSDLRKQLKGAAAEYKVVKNRLARLAVKGSALDALGVHLKGPTGLVFTKQDPVAVAKALQAFVKTNPRLQIKLGLVDGKVVQPAELKALADLPSREQLRSQIVGALQGPMAQLVSLLQAPLREIVYVLEARGKGAADSA, from the coding sequence GTGCCGACTCAAGCGAAAGTGGAGAGCGTCGATGCCCTGAAGGAGCGGCTGGGCACCGCCAAGACCGTGGTGCTGACCGAGTATCGCGGGCTCAGCGTCCAGCAGCTGTCGGACCTGCGCAAGCAGCTCAAGGGCGCCGCGGCGGAGTACAAGGTGGTCAAGAACCGCTTGGCCCGCCTCGCCGTCAAGGGCTCGGCCCTCGACGCGCTCGGCGTGCACCTCAAGGGTCCGACGGGACTCGTGTTCACGAAGCAGGACCCGGTGGCGGTGGCGAAGGCGCTGCAGGCGTTTGTCAAGACCAACCCGCGGCTGCAGATCAAGCTCGGGCTCGTGGACGGCAAGGTCGTTCAGCCGGCGGAGCTCAAGGCCCTGGCGGACCTTCCGTCCAGGGAGCAGCTCCGAAGCCAGATCGTGGGCGCCCTGCAGGGACCGATGGCACAGCTTGTGAGCCTACTGCAGGCGCCGCTCCGGGAGATCGTGTACGTGCTCGAGGCCCGGGGCAAGGGCGCAGCCGATTCGGCCTGA
- the rpmG gene encoding 50S ribosomal protein L33 — translation MRDIISLACTECQRRNYTMTKNKRTHPDRMEIKKFCKWCRKHAPHKESK, via the coding sequence ATGCGCGACATCATCTCGCTCGCGTGCACCGAGTGCCAGCGGCGGAACTACACGATGACGAAGAACAAGCGGACCCATCCGGACCGCATGGAGATCAAGAAGTTCTGCAAGTGGTGCAGGAAGCACGCTCCGCACAAGGAATCGAAGTAG
- the tuf gene encoding elongation factor Tu: MAKAKFDRSKPHVNIGTIGHIDHGKTTLTSAITKVLHTKFTGVAVRDFGTIDNAPEERERGITIAVSHVEYETAARHYAHIDCPGHADYIKNMITGAAQMDGAILVVAANDGPMPQTREHVLLARQVNVPSLVVFMNKCDMVDDPEILDLVELEVRELLKKYQFPGDDIPVVRGSALGAMEKPDDAKAAECIWKLMEAVDSYIPTPVRVVDKPFLMPIEDIFTITGRGTVVTGRVERGIVKVGEEIEIVGMQEAVKKSVVTGVEMFRKLLDEGRAGDNIGALLRGIDKDEVERGQVLAKPGSIKGYKKFKAEVYVLGKDEGGRHTPFFNGYRPQFYFRTTDVTGVCTLPAGVEMVMPGDNVTMTIELIQPVAMEKELRFAIREGGRTVGAGVVAEIAE, translated from the coding sequence ATGGCCAAGGCGAAATTCGATCGGTCGAAGCCGCACGTGAACATAGGGACGATTGGGCACATCGATCACGGGAAGACGACGCTGACCTCCGCGATCACGAAGGTGCTGCACACGAAGTTCACGGGGGTGGCGGTGCGGGACTTCGGGACGATCGACAACGCCCCGGAGGAGCGGGAGCGGGGGATCACGATCGCGGTGAGCCACGTGGAGTACGAGACGGCGGCGCGGCACTACGCGCACATCGACTGCCCGGGGCACGCGGACTACATCAAGAACATGATCACGGGGGCGGCGCAGATGGACGGCGCCATCCTGGTGGTGGCGGCCAACGACGGGCCGATGCCGCAGACGCGGGAGCACGTGCTGCTGGCGCGGCAGGTGAACGTGCCGAGCTTGGTGGTGTTCATGAACAAGTGCGACATGGTGGACGACCCGGAGATCCTGGACCTGGTGGAGCTGGAGGTGCGGGAGCTGCTGAAGAAGTACCAGTTCCCGGGGGACGACATCCCGGTGGTGCGGGGGAGCGCGCTGGGGGCGATGGAGAAGCCGGACGACGCGAAGGCCGCGGAGTGCATCTGGAAGCTGATGGAGGCGGTGGACAGCTATATTCCGACGCCGGTGCGGGTGGTGGACAAGCCCTTCCTGATGCCGATCGAGGACATCTTCACGATCACGGGGCGGGGGACGGTGGTGACAGGAAGGGTGGAGCGGGGGATCGTGAAGGTGGGGGAAGAGATCGAGATCGTGGGGATGCAGGAGGCGGTGAAGAAGTCGGTGGTGACGGGGGTGGAGATGTTCCGGAAGCTCTTAGACGAGGGGCGGGCCGGCGATAACATCGGCGCCCTGCTGCGAGGCATTGATAAAGACGAAGTGGAACGCGGGCAGGTGCTGGCGAAGCCGGGGTCGATCAAGGGGTACAAGAAGTTCAAGGCGGAGGTCTATGTCCTAGGCAAGGACGAGGGCGGGCGGCACACGCCGTTTTTCAACGGGTACCGGCCGCAGTTCTACTTCCGGACGACGGACGTGACGGGGGTGTGCACGTTGCCGGCGGGGGTGGAGATGGTGATGCCGGGGGACAACGTGACGATGACGATCGAGCTGATCCAGCCGGTGGCGATGGAGAAGGAGCTGCGGTTCGCGATCCGCGAGGGCGGGCGCACCGTGGGCGCCGGCGTCGTCGCGGAGATCGCGGAGTAG
- the ispF gene encoding 2-C-methyl-D-erythritol 2,4-cyclodiphosphate synthase, which yields MTSTRSGLGFDLHPLVDGRPLVLGGIAVPHERGLGGHSDADVLTHAVCEALLGALALGDLGRMFPDTDPRWKGVSSLVLLEGVLDALRARRATLVNVDATVICQAPRLGPHLPAMAARLAQTMGVPTDRVSVKAKSPEGLGLLGRGEGIAAMAVVNVEAP from the coding sequence ATGACCTCCACGCGGAGCGGCCTCGGCTTCGATCTCCACCCGCTGGTGGACGGGCGCCCGCTCGTGCTGGGCGGCATCGCCGTGCCGCACGAGCGGGGACTCGGCGGCCATTCCGACGCCGACGTCCTGACCCATGCCGTCTGCGAGGCGCTGCTCGGGGCGCTGGCCCTGGGCGACCTCGGCCGAATGTTCCCGGACACGGACCCGCGCTGGAAGGGCGTCTCGAGCCTGGTCCTGCTCGAGGGCGTCCTGGACGCCCTGCGCGCGCGGCGCGCGACCCTCGTCAACGTGGACGCCACGGTGATCTGCCAGGCGCCGCGGCTCGGCCCGCACCTGCCCGCCATGGCCGCGCGCTTAGCGCAGACCATGGGCGTCCCCACCGATCGCGTGAGCGTCAAGGCGAAGAGCCCCGAGGGGCTGGGACTCCTCGGGCGCGGAGAGGGGATCGCCGCCATGGCTGTCGTCAACGTGGAGGCTCCGTGA
- the radA gene encoding DNA repair protein RadA: MARERPVYRCQTCGFAAPKAGTCPDCARAGTYVALVEERPAPSHSERPKLAAGARPVPIGDIAVTSGERITTGIGELDRVLGGGVVPGSVVLIGGDPGIGKSTLLLQASRSLSERAGPVLYVSGEESAAQVKLRADRLGISPRGLYFLAETDLQVIEAHAAELKPRAIVVDSIQTVFLPGLESAPGSVSQVRECAARLMLWSKGRGTATFLVGHVTKDGAIAGPRVLEHLVDTVLYFEGEQHHAYRVLRAVKNRFGSTNEIGVFEMGEQGLAEVTNPSGFFLAERPRGAAGSVIVSSLEGSRPLLLELQALVTPASFGTPRRTVLGADYNRVCLLLAVLEKRVGFPLQSQDVFVNVAGGGRVTEPAADLGVVVAAASSYLDRPVRGDTVIMGEVGLAGEVRAVAGFAARLKEAAALGFTAAVVPQNNLAAGAAQPLEVHGVGSVDEAVKALLGH; this comes from the coding sequence GTGGCGAGGGAACGCCCGGTCTATCGCTGCCAGACCTGCGGCTTCGCCGCGCCGAAGGCCGGCACGTGCCCGGACTGCGCGCGGGCCGGCACGTACGTGGCCCTCGTCGAAGAGCGGCCGGCGCCGTCGCACTCGGAACGGCCCAAGCTCGCCGCCGGCGCCCGGCCCGTGCCCATCGGCGACATTGCGGTGACGTCAGGCGAGCGCATCACCACCGGCATCGGCGAGCTCGACCGCGTGCTGGGCGGCGGTGTCGTCCCCGGCTCGGTGGTGCTGATCGGCGGCGACCCCGGCATCGGCAAGTCCACGCTCCTGCTGCAGGCGAGCCGCTCGCTGTCGGAGCGCGCCGGCCCCGTGCTTTACGTCTCGGGCGAGGAGTCGGCGGCCCAGGTCAAGCTCCGCGCGGATCGGCTCGGCATCTCGCCGCGCGGCCTCTACTTCCTGGCCGAGACGGATCTCCAGGTGATCGAGGCGCACGCGGCCGAGCTCAAGCCCCGCGCGATCGTGGTCGACTCGATCCAGACCGTTTTCCTGCCCGGACTCGAGTCGGCGCCCGGCAGCGTGAGCCAGGTCCGGGAGTGCGCGGCGCGCCTCATGCTCTGGTCCAAGGGGCGCGGCACGGCGACGTTCCTCGTGGGGCACGTCACCAAGGACGGCGCGATCGCCGGGCCCCGCGTCCTCGAGCACCTGGTGGACACCGTGCTCTACTTCGAGGGAGAGCAGCACCACGCGTACCGCGTGCTGCGCGCCGTCAAGAATCGCTTCGGCTCGACCAACGAGATCGGCGTTTTCGAGATGGGAGAGCAGGGCCTCGCCGAGGTCACGAACCCATCGGGATTCTTCCTCGCCGAACGGCCACGCGGCGCCGCCGGGTCGGTCATCGTGTCGAGCCTCGAGGGCAGCCGGCCGCTGCTCCTCGAGCTCCAGGCGCTGGTGACGCCGGCCAGCTTCGGGACGCCGCGCCGCACCGTGCTCGGCGCCGACTACAACCGGGTCTGCCTGCTGCTGGCGGTGCTCGAGAAGCGGGTCGGATTTCCGCTGCAGAGCCAGGACGTCTTCGTCAACGTGGCGGGCGGCGGCCGCGTCACTGAGCCCGCCGCGGATCTGGGCGTGGTCGTGGCGGCGGCCTCGAGCTATCTCGACCGCCCCGTGCGGGGCGACACGGTGATCATGGGCGAAGTCGGCCTCGCCGGCGAGGTGCGCGCGGTGGCGGGGTTCGCGGCGCGGCTCAAGGAGGCGGCGGCCCTGGGCTTCACGGCGGCGGTGGTGCCGCAGAACAATCTCGCGGCGGGCGCCGCGCAGCCCCTTGAGGTGCACGGGGTGGGGTCGGTGGATGAAGCGGTCAAGGCACTGTTAGGACACTGA
- the cysS gene encoding cysteine--tRNA ligase: protein MRIYNTMTRSKEDFTPLVAGRVGMYVCGVTPYDYSHIGHARSAVVFDVIRRYLEYRGFLVKTVRNYTDVDDKIIQRANREGVSAVEIADRYIEAEGRDMAALGLLPPDVAPKATEHITEMVALIGRLVAKGVAYVVDGDVYFEIRRFPPYGRLSGKKLDELLAGARVEVDERKRDPRDFALWKAAKPGEPTWGSPWGPGRPGWHIECSVMSMLYLGETFDIHGGGTDLVFPHHECEIAQAEADTGKPFARYWLHNGMLNLGAEKMSKSLGNTLTIRELIKRHDPDALRLWMLGTHYRHQLEWAEERVGDSAKALGRLRALVEEADRIAAKGTPAPGPNGGLFDEIAAHRARFEAAMDDDFNTPQALGVLFDLARLLQGARAQADDGRLAAGVLLMGVGELVTLARALGLLEPGGRPERPVDPQLKARIESLLYLREQARKQRDFAEADRLRGELTALGVTLKDSRDGGGGTKWRLGS, encoded by the coding sequence GTGAGGATCTACAACACGATGACGCGCAGCAAGGAGGACTTCACTCCGCTCGTCGCTGGCCGGGTGGGCATGTATGTGTGCGGCGTCACGCCCTACGACTACTCGCACATCGGCCACGCGCGCAGCGCGGTCGTCTTCGACGTGATCCGTCGTTACTTGGAATACCGTGGCTTCCTGGTGAAGACGGTGCGGAATTACACCGACGTCGACGACAAGATCATCCAACGCGCCAATCGGGAGGGCGTCTCCGCCGTGGAGATCGCGGACCGCTACATCGAGGCGGAGGGACGCGACATGGCGGCGCTCGGCCTCCTCCCACCCGACGTCGCGCCGAAGGCCACCGAGCACATCACTGAGATGGTCGCGCTGATCGGGCGCCTCGTGGCGAAGGGCGTCGCGTACGTCGTCGACGGCGACGTGTACTTCGAGATCCGTCGGTTTCCTCCCTACGGGCGGCTCTCGGGCAAGAAGCTCGACGAGCTGCTCGCGGGCGCGCGCGTGGAGGTGGACGAGCGCAAGCGCGACCCTCGCGACTTCGCCCTCTGGAAAGCGGCGAAGCCCGGCGAGCCCACGTGGGGGAGTCCGTGGGGCCCCGGCCGGCCGGGCTGGCACATCGAGTGCTCCGTGATGTCCATGCTCTACCTCGGCGAGACGTTCGACATCCACGGCGGCGGCACCGACCTGGTCTTCCCGCATCACGAGTGCGAAATCGCCCAGGCCGAGGCCGACACGGGTAAGCCGTTCGCGCGCTACTGGCTGCACAACGGCATGCTGAACCTGGGCGCCGAGAAGATGTCGAAGTCGCTCGGGAACACGCTCACGATCCGCGAGCTCATCAAACGCCACGACCCCGACGCGCTCAGGCTCTGGATGCTCGGCACCCACTACCGTCACCAGCTCGAGTGGGCCGAGGAGCGAGTGGGCGACTCGGCCAAGGCCCTGGGCCGCCTGCGGGCTCTCGTCGAGGAGGCCGACCGCATCGCGGCCAAGGGCACGCCAGCGCCCGGACCCAACGGCGGGCTCTTCGACGAGATTGCCGCCCACCGCGCGCGCTTCGAGGCGGCGATGGACGACGACTTCAACACGCCGCAGGCGCTCGGTGTCCTGTTCGACCTCGCGCGATTGCTCCAGGGCGCGCGCGCGCAGGCCGACGACGGCCGGCTCGCGGCGGGCGTCCTCCTCATGGGCGTGGGCGAGCTGGTGACGCTCGCGCGAGCGCTCGGTTTGCTCGAGCCGGGCGGGCGGCCGGAGCGGCCCGTGGATCCGCAGCTCAAGGCCCGGATCGAATCCCTCCTGTACCTCCGCGAGCAGGCCCGCAAGCAGCGCGATTTCGCCGAGGCCGACCGGTTGCGCGGCGAGCTGACAGCGCTCGGCGTCACGCTCAAGGACTCGCGCGACGGCGGCGGCGGCACCAAATGGAGGCTCGGGTCATGA
- the rplA gene encoding 50S ribosomal protein L1 — MPVMTKRLKATEALIDRAKTYSVEEAMDIVKKAPPAKFDESVDLSLRLGVDPKHADQMVRGAIVLPHGIGKTVRVAVFAKGEKEREAREAGADVVGAEDLVEKIQGGFMDFDSTIATPDLMGQVGRLGKVLGPRGLMPNPKMGTVTFDVGRAVREVKAGKVEFRADKAGNVHVQVGRKSFPQESLVANAMALLEAIVKAKPAASKGVYLRSLTLSTTMGPGIPVDAQRVANQFKKQI; from the coding sequence ATGCCAGTGATGACGAAGCGGCTGAAGGCGACAGAGGCGCTGATCGATCGGGCGAAGACGTACTCGGTCGAGGAGGCGATGGACATCGTGAAGAAGGCGCCCCCGGCGAAGTTCGACGAGAGCGTCGATCTGTCGCTCCGGCTCGGGGTCGACCCCAAGCACGCCGACCAGATGGTCCGCGGCGCCATCGTGCTGCCGCACGGCATCGGCAAGACGGTGCGCGTGGCCGTGTTCGCGAAGGGTGAGAAGGAGCGCGAGGCGCGCGAGGCCGGGGCCGACGTGGTGGGCGCCGAGGACCTGGTCGAGAAGATCCAGGGCGGCTTCATGGACTTCGACTCGACCATCGCGACGCCCGACCTCATGGGGCAGGTCGGCCGGCTCGGCAAGGTGCTGGGCCCGCGCGGGCTCATGCCGAACCCGAAGATGGGCACCGTGACGTTCGACGTGGGCCGCGCCGTGCGGGAGGTCAAAGCGGGCAAGGTCGAATTTCGCGCGGACAAGGCCGGCAACGTCCACGTGCAGGTGGGCAGGAAGTCATTCCCGCAGGAGAGCCTCGTTGCCAATGCGATGGCGCTGCTGGAAGCCATCGTCAAGGCCAAGCCGGCGGCGTCAAAGGGCGTGTACCTGCGCTCGCTGACGCTGTCCACGACCATGGGGCCTGGCATCCCGGTGGACGCCCAGCGGGTCGCAAACCAGTTCAAGAAACAGATCTAG
- the nusG gene encoding transcription termination/antitermination protein NusG: MSETSTSAKQWFVVHTYSGFENKVAAAIESRAKIFNLQDLFGRVIVPTEKVREIRKSKKIETEQKFFPGYLLVEMELTDDTWHLVRSTPKVTGFVGSGAKPVALPAEEVDGILKQMEEGAEKPKLKSTFQKGDKVRVIEGPFVNFQGSIDDLNPERGKLKVMVAIFGRMTPVELEYYQVERL, encoded by the coding sequence ATGAGCGAGACCAGCACGTCGGCGAAGCAGTGGTTCGTCGTCCACACCTACTCGGGTTTCGAGAACAAGGTGGCGGCGGCAATCGAATCGCGGGCGAAGATCTTCAACCTTCAGGACCTGTTCGGGCGGGTCATCGTCCCGACCGAGAAGGTTCGTGAGATCCGGAAGAGCAAGAAGATCGAGACCGAGCAGAAGTTCTTCCCGGGTTACCTGCTCGTGGAGATGGAGCTGACCGACGACACCTGGCACTTGGTGCGCTCGACGCCCAAGGTGACCGGATTCGTGGGGTCGGGCGCCAAGCCCGTGGCGCTGCCGGCGGAGGAGGTCGACGGCATTCTGAAGCAGATGGAGGAAGGCGCCGAGAAGCCCAAGCTCAAGTCCACCTTCCAAAAGGGGGACAAGGTGCGGGTCATCGAGGGGCCGTTCGTGAACTTCCAGGGCTCGATCGACGATCTCAACCCGGAGCGCGGGAAGCTCAAGGTGATGGTGGCGATCTTCGGGCGGATGACACCGGTCGAGCTCGAGTACTACCAGGTGGAGAGGCTCTGA
- the secE gene encoding preprotein translocase subunit SecE, producing MGFFERVKQFVHEVAGEFRRVSWPNRAEVVNSTVVVLAVVVVLAVFLAAVDMGLSWIVERVLRWG from the coding sequence ATGGGATTCTTCGAGCGCGTCAAGCAGTTCGTCCACGAGGTGGCGGGCGAGTTCCGGCGGGTGAGTTGGCCCAACAGGGCCGAAGTCGTCAACTCGACCGTCGTGGTCCTCGCGGTGGTGGTGGTGCTGGCCGTGTTCCTGGCGGCCGTGGACATGGGGCTCTCGTGGATCGTGGAGCGGGTCCTTCGGTGGGGTTAG
- a CDS encoding PIN domain-containing protein, giving the protein MMGIVIVRVFMLAAATGAGMAFGPPLGIHATNWWLGGAGFLFGVLAVLLEWQARRIPVDRIFWGAMGGIVGLGLGLGLGTAMGAVSPDAGPLGRGLFGLLFSYLGASVALAKRDELEDMSAKLFPKTAARREGFKILDTSVIIDGRVVDLCEVGFLDGTLVVPQFVLRELQQIADSPDPLKRNRGKRGFDVLQRLQRIPGTTVRVEDQDFPHIREVDRKLIELGKAMGGKVVTNDYNLNKVAELSGVSVLNVNELANALKPVVLPGEVVHVHVVKEGKEVGQGVAYLDDGTMVVVDHGKRFIGQQVSATVTSVLQTTAGRMIFARLREEEGASK; this is encoded by the coding sequence ATGATGGGAATCGTCATCGTGCGGGTATTCATGCTGGCGGCGGCGACCGGAGCGGGAATGGCCTTCGGCCCGCCGCTCGGCATTCACGCCACCAACTGGTGGCTCGGCGGCGCCGGCTTCCTCTTCGGGGTGCTGGCGGTCCTGCTCGAGTGGCAGGCGCGGCGCATCCCAGTGGACCGGATCTTCTGGGGTGCCATGGGTGGCATCGTGGGGCTTGGGCTCGGGCTCGGGCTGGGGACCGCCATGGGCGCCGTCTCACCCGACGCGGGGCCGCTCGGGCGCGGGCTCTTCGGCCTGCTCTTCTCCTACCTGGGCGCCTCGGTCGCGCTCGCCAAGCGGGACGAGCTCGAGGACATGTCGGCCAAGCTCTTCCCCAAGACCGCCGCGCGCCGCGAGGGGTTCAAGATCCTCGACACCTCCGTGATCATCGACGGCCGCGTCGTGGACCTCTGCGAGGTGGGCTTCCTCGACGGCACGCTGGTCGTCCCGCAGTTCGTCCTTCGCGAGCTGCAGCAGATCGCAGACTCGCCCGACCCGCTCAAGCGCAACAGGGGCAAGCGCGGATTCGACGTGCTGCAGCGCCTGCAGCGCATCCCGGGGACGACCGTCCGCGTCGAGGACCAGGACTTCCCTCATATCCGCGAGGTGGACCGGAAGCTGATCGAGCTGGGCAAGGCGATGGGCGGCAAGGTCGTCACCAACGACTACAACCTCAACAAGGTCGCGGAGCTGTCGGGCGTGTCGGTGCTCAACGTCAACGAGCTGGCGAACGCGCTCAAGCCGGTCGTGCTGCCAGGCGAGGTGGTGCATGTCCACGTCGTCAAGGAGGGCAAGGAGGTCGGCCAGGGCGTCGCCTACCTCGACGACGGGACGATGGTGGTGGTGGACCACGGCAAGCGCTTCATCGGCCAGCAGGTCAGCGCCACGGTCACCTCGGTGCTCCAGACCACGGCCGGGCGCATGATCTTCGCCCGTCTGAGGGAAGAGGAGGGCGCGTCCAAGTGA